The following proteins are co-located in the Streptomyces sp. NBC_01198 genome:
- a CDS encoding M48 metallopeptidase family protein, which yields MSTGLGTGRPVRAAGTVDSVSADPARNLASQPARGHRTSAVEVRRSARRRRTVSAYRDGDRTVVLIPARMSAAEEQRWVAVMLEKLAAQESRRMPGDNELAARAERLSEQYLAGRAVPDTVRWVTNQNSRWGSCTPSEGSIRLSHRLQGMPEYVIDYVLLHELAHLLVPGHGPAFWKLLECYPRTERARGFLEGVVAADRLPHPPSGRDGRESREGHEVRGE from the coding sequence ATGTCAACCGGCCTGGGGACGGGACGTCCCGTACGCGCAGCAGGTACCGTCGATAGCGTGTCCGCCGATCCAGCGCGAAATCTCGCGAGTCAGCCCGCCCGCGGCCACCGGACGAGCGCGGTGGAAGTACGCCGTAGCGCCCGGCGGCGCCGGACGGTGTCTGCGTACCGCGACGGCGACCGTACGGTCGTCCTCATCCCGGCCCGGATGTCGGCCGCGGAGGAGCAACGCTGGGTCGCCGTGATGCTGGAGAAGCTGGCCGCGCAGGAGAGCCGCCGGATGCCCGGCGACAACGAGCTCGCGGCCCGCGCGGAGCGCCTCTCCGAGCAGTATCTGGCCGGCCGGGCGGTGCCCGACACGGTCCGCTGGGTGACCAACCAGAATTCCCGCTGGGGCTCCTGCACCCCCTCCGAGGGCAGCATCCGCCTGTCGCACCGCCTCCAGGGCATGCCCGAGTATGTCATCGACTACGTGCTGCTGCACGAGCTCGCGCACCTGCTGGTGCCCGGCCACGGTCCGGCGTTCTGGAAGCTGCTGGAGTGCTACCCGCGCACCGAGCGGGCCCGCGGCTTCCTCGAAGGCGTCGTGGCCGCCGACCGGCTGCCGCACCCCCCGAGCGGCCGGGACGGCCGGGAGAGTCGCGAAGGTCACGAGGTCCGGGGGGAATAG
- a CDS encoding ABC1 kinase family protein encodes MSDLPRKAVTRTAKLAALPLGFAGRATLGLGKRLGGRPADEVAVELQERTADQLFKVLGELKGGAMKFGQALSVFESALPEDVASPYRGALTKLQEAAPPMPAGTVDRVLAERLGKDWRSLFAEFEDVPAAAASIGQVHRAVWNDGRKVAVKVQYPGAGAALLSDLAQLGRVARLFGPLIPGMDVKPLLAELRERVAEELDYALEAEAQHVHAVEFAGDPDIEVPDVVHQADQVLVTEWMDGVPLSEVISGGSREMRDRAGQLLAHFLFAGPARTGLLHADPHPGNFRLLTDDGPASGWRLGVLDFGTVDRLPEGLPLPIGTALRLALAGDAEQVHAMLREEGFVKPTIKLDSDAVLDYLKPIIAPAGLEQFSFDRAWMRAQAARIADPRSPAHQLGKQLNLPPSYLLIHRVTLSTIGVLCQLGATVRLRAELREWLPGFDPEDPEGTAESA; translated from the coding sequence ATGTCTGATCTTCCGCGCAAGGCGGTGACCCGGACCGCGAAGCTGGCGGCGCTCCCCCTGGGGTTCGCCGGGAGGGCCACACTCGGGCTCGGCAAGCGCCTGGGGGGCAGACCGGCCGACGAGGTGGCGGTCGAGCTCCAGGAGCGCACGGCCGACCAGCTCTTCAAGGTGCTGGGCGAGCTCAAGGGCGGGGCCATGAAGTTCGGCCAGGCCCTGTCGGTCTTCGAGTCCGCGCTGCCCGAGGACGTGGCGAGCCCCTACCGGGGCGCGCTGACCAAGCTCCAGGAGGCCGCCCCGCCGATGCCGGCCGGCACGGTTGACCGGGTGCTGGCCGAGCGGCTGGGCAAGGACTGGCGCTCGCTGTTCGCCGAGTTCGAGGACGTCCCGGCCGCGGCGGCGTCGATCGGGCAGGTGCACCGGGCGGTGTGGAACGACGGGCGCAAGGTCGCGGTGAAGGTGCAGTATCCCGGCGCCGGGGCCGCGCTGCTGTCGGACCTGGCGCAGCTGGGACGGGTGGCCCGGCTGTTCGGGCCGCTGATTCCCGGGATGGACGTCAAGCCGCTGCTGGCCGAGCTGCGCGAGCGGGTCGCGGAGGAGCTGGACTACGCGCTGGAGGCCGAGGCGCAGCACGTCCACGCGGTGGAGTTCGCCGGGGACCCGGACATCGAGGTGCCCGACGTGGTGCACCAGGCCGACCAGGTGCTGGTCACCGAGTGGATGGACGGGGTGCCGCTGTCGGAGGTGATCTCCGGGGGCAGCCGGGAGATGCGCGACCGGGCCGGCCAGCTGCTGGCGCACTTCCTCTTCGCGGGCCCGGCCCGCACCGGGCTGCTGCACGCCGACCCGCACCCGGGCAATTTCCGGCTGCTGACCGACGACGGCCCCGCGTCGGGGTGGCGGCTGGGCGTGCTGGACTTCGGCACCGTCGACCGGCTGCCTGAGGGGCTGCCGCTGCCGATCGGCACCGCGCTGCGGCTGGCGCTGGCCGGTGACGCGGAGCAGGTGCACGCGATGCTGCGCGAGGAGGGCTTCGTCAAGCCGACGATCAAGCTGGACTCGGACGCGGTGCTCGACTACCTCAAGCCGATCATCGCGCCGGCCGGGCTCGAGCAGTTCTCCTTCGACCGGGCCTGGATGCGGGCGCAGGCGGCCAGGATCGCCGACCCGCGCTCACCGGCCCACCAGCTGGGCAAGCAGCTGAATCTGCCCCCGTCGTATCTGCTCATCCACCGGGTGACGCTGAGCACCATCGGGGTGCTGTGCCAGCTGGGCGCGACCGTGCGGCTGCGGGCGGAGCTGCGCGAGTGGCTGCCCGGCTTCGACCCCGAGGACCCGGAGGGGACGGCGGAGTCGGCCTGA
- a CDS encoding WhiB family transcriptional regulator, which translates to MSRPPAQPPETTLLPLTELDDEIERLGVPVPCRTYDPEVFFAESPADVEYAKSLCQTCPVREACLAGAKDRREPWGVWGGELFIQGVVVPRKRPRGRPRKDAVAA; encoded by the coding sequence CTGAGCCGCCCTCCCGCACAGCCCCCGGAGACCACCTTGCTGCCCCTCACCGAGCTTGACGACGAGATCGAGCGCCTCGGCGTGCCCGTCCCGTGCCGCACCTACGACCCGGAGGTCTTCTTCGCCGAGTCCCCGGCCGACGTCGAGTACGCCAAGTCCCTCTGCCAGACCTGCCCGGTCCGCGAGGCCTGCCTCGCCGGCGCCAAGGACCGCCGCGAGCCCTGGGGTGTCTGGGGCGGCGAGCTGTTCATCCAGGGTGTCGTCGTGCCCCGCAAGCGGCCGCGTGGCCGCCCGCGCAAGGACGCGGTCGCCGCATGA
- a CDS encoding ATP-dependent DNA helicase UvrD2, whose amino-acid sequence MTATTHDSLFPAVPDSADAVLDGLDPEQRAVATALRGPVCVLAGAGTGKTRAITHRIAYGVRAGLLQPASVLAVTFTARAAGEMRGRLRQLGAGGVQARTFHSAALRQLQYFWPRAIGGEMPRLLERKVQLVAEAGARCRIRLDRNELRDVTGEIEWCKVTQTVPEDYPAVAAKTGRDVPRDPAEIARIYTTYEQLKRDRGVIDFEDVLLLTVGVLQDRPDVADTVRSQYQHFVVDEYQDVSPLQQRLLELWLGGRDDLCVVGDASQTIYSFTGATPDFLLGFRSRYPAATVVKLVRDYRSTPQVVGLANGLLGQARGQAAAHRLELISQREPGPEPSYAEYPDEPAEAEGAARRIKELIGSGVRPSEIAVLYRINAQSEVYEQALADAGVPYQLRGAERFFERPEVREAGLLLRGAARASSDPDDAATVPEQVRAVLSSRGWASEPPAGSGAVRDRWESLAALVRLSEDFTAARQEATLSDFVAELDERANAQHAPTVEGVTLASLHAAKGLEWDAVFVVGLTEGTLPITFAKTDEQVEEERRLLYVGVTRARLHLGLSWALSRSPGGRGGRRPSRFLDGLRPGSAPRGARAAGAGGGGVERGSGGRKRRGPVLCRVCGRTLSDAGEIKLMRCEDCPSDLDEALYDRLRVWRTAQAKVLGQPAYCVFTDRTLLAIAEVRPDGEAELSSIPGVGARKLDKFGADVLALCAGEEPGDEAADEAADEPAGTPADAPAGSPARASDEGSAEAAESSSEEAEK is encoded by the coding sequence GTGACTGCGACAACCCACGACTCGCTCTTCCCCGCGGTGCCCGACTCCGCGGACGCGGTGCTCGACGGCCTTGACCCCGAGCAGCGCGCCGTCGCGACGGCGCTGCGCGGCCCGGTGTGCGTGCTGGCCGGGGCCGGCACCGGCAAGACCCGGGCGATCACCCACCGGATCGCCTACGGGGTGCGGGCCGGCCTGCTCCAGCCGGCCAGCGTGCTCGCGGTCACCTTCACCGCGCGGGCGGCCGGCGAGATGCGCGGGCGGCTGCGGCAGCTCGGCGCCGGGGGAGTGCAGGCGCGCACCTTCCACTCGGCGGCCCTGCGCCAGTTGCAGTACTTCTGGCCGCGCGCGATCGGCGGCGAGATGCCCCGGCTGCTGGAGCGCAAGGTCCAGCTGGTCGCCGAGGCGGGCGCGCGCTGCCGCATCCGCCTCGACCGCAACGAGCTGCGGGACGTCACCGGGGAGATCGAGTGGTGCAAGGTCACCCAGACGGTGCCCGAGGACTATCCGGCGGTGGCCGCCAAGACCGGCCGTGACGTGCCGCGCGACCCGGCCGAGATCGCCCGGATCTACACGACGTACGAACAGCTCAAGCGGGACCGCGGGGTGATCGACTTCGAGGACGTGCTGCTGCTGACGGTCGGTGTGCTCCAGGACCGGCCCGACGTGGCGGACACGGTCCGCTCGCAGTATCAGCATTTCGTGGTGGACGAGTATCAGGACGTCAGCCCGCTCCAGCAGCGGCTGCTCGAACTGTGGCTCGGCGGCCGCGACGACCTGTGCGTGGTCGGCGACGCCTCGCAGACCATCTACTCCTTCACCGGCGCCACCCCGGACTTCCTGCTGGGCTTCAGGTCCCGCTATCCCGCGGCCACCGTGGTCAAGCTGGTCCGCGACTACCGCTCCACCCCGCAGGTGGTGGGCCTGGCCAACGGGCTGCTCGGGCAGGCACGCGGCCAGGCGGCGGCGCACCGCCTGGAGTTGATCTCGCAGCGCGAGCCGGGCCCTGAGCCGTCGTATGCGGAGTATCCCGACGAGCCGGCCGAGGCCGAGGGCGCGGCCCGGCGGATCAAGGAGCTGATCGGCTCGGGCGTGCGGCCCAGCGAGATCGCCGTGCTCTACCGCATCAACGCCCAGTCCGAGGTCTACGAGCAGGCGCTCGCCGACGCGGGCGTGCCCTACCAGCTGCGCGGCGCCGAGCGGTTCTTCGAGCGGCCCGAGGTGCGCGAGGCGGGCCTGCTGCTGCGCGGCGCGGCCAGGGCGTCGTCCGACCCCGATGACGCGGCGACCGTCCCTGAGCAGGTGCGTGCGGTGCTCAGCTCGCGCGGCTGGGCCTCGGAGCCGCCTGCCGGGTCCGGCGCCGTCAGGGACCGCTGGGAGTCGCTGGCCGCGCTGGTGCGGCTGTCGGAGGACTTCACCGCCGCCCGCCAGGAAGCGACGCTCAGCGACTTCGTCGCCGAGCTGGACGAGCGGGCCAACGCGCAGCACGCGCCGACGGTCGAGGGCGTCACGCTGGCGTCGCTGCACGCGGCCAAGGGCCTGGAGTGGGACGCCGTCTTCGTGGTCGGCCTGACCGAGGGCACCTTGCCGATCACCTTCGCCAAGACCGACGAGCAGGTCGAGGAGGAGCGCCGGCTGCTCTACGTCGGCGTCACCCGGGCGCGGCTGCACCTCGGGCTCTCCTGGGCGCTGTCCCGTTCGCCGGGCGGACGCGGGGGGCGGCGCCCGTCGCGTTTCCTCGACGGGCTGCGGCCGGGATCCGCGCCCCGCGGAGCCCGCGCCGCGGGCGCGGGCGGCGGCGGCGTGGAGCGCGGTTCGGGCGGGCGAAAGCGGCGCGGCCCGGTGCTGTGCCGGGTGTGCGGGCGCACGCTGTCCGACGCGGGCGAGATCAAGCTGATGCGCTGCGAGGACTGCCCCTCGGATCTGGACGAGGCGCTGTACGACCGGCTCCGGGTCTGGCGCACCGCCCAGGCCAAGGTGCTCGGCCAGCCGGCCTACTGCGTGTTCACCGACCGGACGCTGCTGGCCATCGCCGAGGTCAGGCCCGACGGCGAGGCGGAGCTGTCGTCGATCCCCGGGGTGGGCGCGCGCAAGCTCGACAAGTTCGGCGCGGACGTGCTCGCGCTGTGCGCGGGCGAGGAGCCGGGCGACGAGGCGGCGGACGAGGCGGCGGACGAGCCCGCCGGCACCCCTGCCGACGCCCCCGCCGGCAGCCCGGCGCGGGCCTCTGACGAGGGGTCGGCGGAGGCCGCGGAATCTTCTTCCGAAGAAGCCGAAAAATAG
- a CDS encoding glutaredoxin domain-containing protein, giving the protein MPGTVTMYSTSWCGYCRRLKGQLDREGIAYTEINIEEHPESAEFVEKANGGNQTVPTLQVVPSAGGPEVVMTNPSLAQVKQALGA; this is encoded by the coding sequence ATGCCGGGCACCGTGACCATGTACAGCACCAGCTGGTGCGGCTACTGCCGCCGGCTCAAGGGCCAGCTGGACCGCGAGGGCATCGCCTACACCGAGATCAACATCGAGGAGCACCCCGAGTCCGCGGAGTTCGTCGAGAAGGCGAACGGCGGCAACCAGACGGTGCCGACGCTGCAGGTCGTCCCCTCGGCCGGCGGTCCGGAGGTCGTGATGACCAACCCGAGCCTGGCTCAGGTCAAGCAGGCGCTGGGCGCGTAG
- the nudC gene encoding NAD(+) diphosphatase encodes MEAALTGLDATDRPLALTYSGLDRAAHHRTDEAWLAAAWSHPTTRVFVVSGGQVLVEDGPDGRTELVMTPAFDAPETEMHRYFLGIAPDGVRYFALQKDALPGRMDGAARAAGLREVGGLLSPLEAGLMVHAVALENWQRMHRFCSRCGERTVIAAAGHIRRCPACLTEHYPRTDPAVIMLVTDDQDRALLGRQMHWPEGRFSTLAGFVEPGESLEQAVRREVAEEVGVTVGDDVTYMASQPWPFPSSLMLGFTARAVSSVITVDGEEIHEARWFSRDDLRAAFASGEVLPPSGISIAARLIESWYGAPLPRP; translated from the coding sequence ATGGAAGCAGCTTTGACCGGACTCGACGCGACGGACCGACCGCTGGCACTGACCTATTCGGGGCTGGACCGGGCCGCGCACCACCGTACGGACGAGGCGTGGCTCGCCGCGGCGTGGAGCCACCCGACGACGCGGGTGTTCGTGGTCTCCGGCGGCCAGGTACTGGTGGAGGACGGGCCCGACGGCCGTACGGAACTCGTGATGACCCCGGCGTTCGACGCGCCGGAGACCGAGATGCACCGCTACTTCCTCGGTATCGCGCCGGACGGCGTGCGCTACTTCGCCCTGCAGAAGGACGCGCTGCCAGGACGGATGGACGGCGCGGCGCGGGCCGCGGGTCTGCGCGAGGTCGGCGGGCTGCTGTCGCCCCTGGAGGCCGGGCTGATGGTCCACGCGGTGGCGCTGGAGAACTGGCAGCGCATGCACCGCTTCTGCTCCCGCTGCGGCGAACGCACCGTCATCGCCGCCGCGGGCCACATCCGCCGCTGCCCGGCCTGCCTGACCGAGCACTACCCGCGGACCGACCCCGCGGTGATCATGCTGGTCACCGACGACCAGGACCGCGCCCTGCTCGGACGGCAGATGCACTGGCCCGAGGGGCGCTTCTCGACGCTGGCCGGCTTCGTCGAGCCCGGCGAGTCCCTGGAGCAGGCGGTGCGCCGCGAGGTGGCCGAGGAGGTCGGCGTGACCGTCGGCGACGACGTCACCTACATGGCCAGCCAGCCCTGGCCCTTCCCGTCCAGCCTGATGCTGGGCTTCACCGCCCGCGCCGTCTCGTCGGTCATCACCGTGGACGGCGAGGAGATCCACGAGGCCCGCTGGTTCTCCCGGGACGATCTCCGCGCCGCCTTCGCCTCGGGCGAGGTGCTGCCGCCGTCCGGCATCTCGATCGCGGCCCGCCTGATCGAGAGCTGGTACGGCGCCCCGCTGCCGCGTCCGTGA
- a CDS encoding ATP-dependent DNA helicase, with amino-acid sequence MATRITSPGQLAELLGIPFTPEQTACITAPLAPGVIVAGAGSGKTTVMAARVVWLVGTGQVAPEQVLGLTFTNKAAGELSERVRRALAQAGITDRDPYDPATAPGTGQDPDSGQPAADDPQISTYHAFAGQLLKDHGMRIGLEPTARLLADATRYQLAAKVLRGAPGPYPALTKGLPTLVGDLLALAGELAEHLVPAEQLRAHDSGLAAELAVLDPAKRGNAWVRDVRQAVAARRDLAGLAAAYRDDKRRRDLLDFGDQIELSARLAQTRPEVGALLREQYRVVLLDEYQDTSVAQRLLLAGLFGGRSGHPVTAVGDPCQAIYGWRGASVANLDDFPRHFAHPDGRLADRYSLSENRRSGGRLLDLANTLAVELRARHEGVEALRPAPGAELAGQVRCALLPTQAEETAWLADSLAHLVRTGTPPGGIAVLCRTAAHFPEIHAALVARDIPVEVVGLSGLLHLPEVADLVAVCEVLHDPTANAALVRLLTGPRWRIGPRDLALLGRRARLLVRHGPAGGEGRDPLAAAVEGVDPAEVISLADALETFLDADPDDGLPFSAEARVRFARLAVEIRELRRALADPLMDVLHRVLAVTGLEVELSASPHALAARRRETLTSFMDVAAGFAALDGEATLLAFLGFLHTAAQYEKGLDSSLPGGENTVKVLTAHKSKGLEWDVVAVPGLVAKGFPSERGRELWPVNAKVLPHGLRGDAATLPDVPEWTRAGLDGFRAAMKEHQRIEELRLGYVTFTRPRSLLLGSGHWWGPTQKAPFGPSVFLDALREHCEAGFGEIEVWAEPPAEDATNPALDAVQDQPWPLPLDPTGLRRRRWAARTVLAYAAQEDGEEGRPAAIPAARGESAAMDAAMGATMGATMGATGVVGSGDPAAGGLDPAEARLVASWDRDLDALAGELRRARATVRDVPLPATLTASQLMRLATDPEGLARELARPLPRPPAPAARRGTRFHAWVESRFDARPLFGPEELPGVEGGDDIADEADLEALKEAFLRTPYADRTPYRVEVPVHLTLGGRVVRGRIDAVYRDADVQGRGGIQGYADVQGDGGVHSRGDTLGRGGGAGATYEIVDWKTGRSPAAADPLQLAIYRLAWAEQQGVPLERVRAAFLFVRTGELVRPAALPGRADLERLLAADD; translated from the coding sequence GTGGCAACCCGCATCACTTCACCCGGACAGCTCGCCGAGCTGCTGGGCATCCCGTTCACCCCGGAGCAGACGGCGTGCATCACCGCGCCGCTGGCGCCCGGCGTGATCGTGGCGGGCGCGGGTTCCGGCAAGACGACGGTGATGGCCGCCCGGGTGGTGTGGCTGGTCGGCACCGGGCAGGTCGCGCCCGAGCAGGTGCTCGGCCTGACCTTCACCAACAAGGCCGCGGGCGAGCTGTCGGAAAGGGTGCGCAGGGCGCTGGCGCAGGCCGGCATCACCGACCGCGACCCGTACGACCCGGCGACGGCCCCCGGAACGGGCCAGGACCCCGACAGCGGGCAGCCCGCCGCCGACGATCCGCAGATCTCCACGTATCACGCCTTCGCCGGGCAGTTGCTCAAGGACCACGGGATGCGGATCGGTCTGGAGCCGACCGCCAGGCTGCTCGCCGACGCGACCCGCTACCAGCTGGCCGCGAAGGTGCTGCGGGGCGCGCCGGGGCCGTATCCGGCGCTCACCAAGGGCCTGCCGACCCTGGTCGGCGACCTGCTGGCGCTGGCCGGCGAGCTGGCCGAGCACCTGGTGCCCGCCGAGCAGCTGCGGGCCCACGACAGCGGGCTGGCCGCCGAGCTGGCCGTGCTCGACCCGGCCAAGCGCGGCAACGCCTGGGTCAGGGACGTCCGGCAGGCGGTCGCGGCCCGCCGCGACCTGGCCGGGCTCGCCGCGGCCTACCGCGACGACAAGCGGCGCCGCGACCTGCTGGACTTCGGCGACCAGATCGAGCTGTCGGCGCGGCTGGCGCAGACCAGGCCGGAGGTCGGGGCGCTGCTGCGCGAGCAGTACCGCGTGGTGCTGCTCGACGAGTACCAGGACACCTCGGTGGCCCAGCGGCTGCTGCTCGCCGGGCTGTTCGGCGGCCGCAGCGGGCATCCGGTGACCGCGGTCGGCGACCCCTGCCAGGCGATCTACGGCTGGCGCGGCGCCTCGGTGGCGAATCTCGACGACTTCCCGCGGCATTTCGCGCACCCCGACGGGCGGCTCGCGGACCGCTACTCGCTCAGCGAGAACCGCCGCTCCGGCGGCCGGCTGCTCGACCTGGCCAACACCCTCGCCGTCGAGCTGCGCGCCCGCCACGAGGGCGTCGAGGCGCTGCGGCCCGCGCCGGGCGCCGAGCTGGCGGGGCAGGTGCGCTGCGCGCTGCTGCCGACCCAGGCCGAGGAGACGGCCTGGCTCGCCGACTCCCTCGCCCACCTGGTGCGCACGGGCACGCCGCCCGGCGGGATCGCGGTGCTGTGCCGTACCGCGGCGCATTTCCCGGAGATCCATGCCGCGCTGGTCGCCCGTGACATCCCGGTCGAGGTGGTGGGCCTGTCCGGGCTGCTGCACCTGCCTGAGGTCGCCGACCTGGTCGCGGTGTGCGAGGTGCTGCACGACCCGACCGCCAACGCCGCCCTGGTCAGGCTGCTGACCGGCCCGCGCTGGCGGATCGGTCCGCGCGACCTGGCGCTGCTCGGCCGCCGCGCCCGGCTGCTCGTACGCCACGGGCCCGCGGGCGGCGAGGGCCGCGACCCGCTGGCGGCCGCGGTGGAAGGCGTGGACCCCGCCGAGGTCATCTCGCTCGCGGACGCGCTGGAGACGTTCCTGGACGCCGATCCGGACGACGGTTTGCCCTTCTCGGCCGAGGCGCGGGTGCGGTTCGCGCGTCTTGCGGTGGAGATAAGGGAGCTGCGCAGGGCGCTCGCCGACCCGCTGATGGACGTCCTGCACCGGGTGCTGGCCGTCACCGGCCTGGAGGTCGAGCTGTCCGCGTCGCCGCACGCGCTGGCCGCCCGCCGCCGCGAGACGCTGACGTCGTTCATGGACGTCGCGGCCGGTTTCGCGGCGCTGGACGGCGAGGCGACGCTGCTGGCCTTCCTCGGCTTCCTGCACACGGCGGCGCAGTACGAGAAGGGCCTGGACAGTTCGCTGCCGGGCGGCGAGAACACGGTGAAGGTGCTCACCGCGCACAAGTCCAAGGGCCTGGAGTGGGACGTGGTGGCCGTGCCCGGGCTGGTCGCCAAGGGCTTCCCGAGCGAGCGGGGGCGCGAGCTGTGGCCGGTCAACGCCAAGGTGCTGCCGCACGGGCTGCGCGGTGACGCGGCGACGCTGCCCGACGTACCGGAGTGGACGCGGGCCGGGCTCGACGGCTTCCGGGCCGCCATGAAGGAGCACCAGCGCATCGAGGAGCTGCGGCTCGGCTACGTGACCTTCACCCGGCCGCGCTCGCTGCTGCTGGGCTCGGGGCACTGGTGGGGGCCGACGCAGAAGGCGCCGTTCGGCCCCTCGGTCTTCCTCGACGCCCTGCGCGAGCACTGCGAGGCGGGCTTCGGCGAGATCGAGGTGTGGGCCGAGCCGCCGGCCGAGGACGCCACCAACCCGGCACTGGACGCGGTCCAGGACCAGCCGTGGCCGCTGCCGCTCGACCCGACCGGGTTGCGCAGGCGGCGCTGGGCGGCGCGGACGGTGCTGGCCTACGCGGCGCAGGAGGACGGGGAGGAAGGTCGGCCGGCGGCGATTCCGGCCGCGCGGGGCGAATCCGCGGCGATGGACGCGGCGATGGGCGCGACGATGGGCGCGACGATGGGCGCGACGGGGGTGGTCGGCAGCGGTGACCCGGCGGCCGGCGGGCTGGACCCGGCCGAGGCCAGGCTGGTGGCGTCGTGGGACCGCGACCTGGACGCCCTGGCGGGCGAGCTGCGCAGGGCGCGGGCCACCGTACGGGACGTGCCGCTGCCCGCGACGCTCACCGCGAGCCAGCTCATGCGGCTGGCCACCGACCCCGAAGGGCTCGCCCGCGAGCTGGCCCGCCCGCTGCCCCGGCCGCCGGCTCCCGCGGCCCGGCGCGGCACCCGCTTCCACGCCTGGGTCGAGTCCCGCTTCGACGCCCGCCCGCTGTTCGGGCCGGAGGAGCTGCCCGGGGTCGAGGGCGGCGACGACATCGCGGACGAGGCGGACCTTGAGGCGCTGAAGGAGGCGTTCCTGCGCACCCCCTACGCCGACCGCACGCCGTACCGCGTCGAGGTCCCGGTGCACCTGACCCTGGGGGGCCGGGTGGTCAGGGGCCGGATCGACGCGGTCTACCGCGACGCCGACGTACAGGGCCGCGGCGGCATACAGGGCTACGCCGACGTACAGGGCGATGGCGGCGTACATAGCCGCGGCGACACCTTGGGCCGCGGCGGGGGCGCCGGTGCCACGTACGAGATCGTCGACTGGAAGACCGGACGCAGCCCCGCCGCCGCGGATCCGCTGCAGCTGGCGATCTACCGGCTGGCGTGGGCGGAGCAGCAGGGCGTCCCGCTCGAACGGGTCCGCGCCGCCTTCCTCTTCGTCCGCACCGGCGAGCTGGTCCGCCCCGCGGCCCTGCCGGGCCGGGCGGACTTGGAACGGCTGCTGGCCGCCGACGACTGA